A genomic segment from Mus caroli chromosome 17, CAROLI_EIJ_v1.1, whole genome shotgun sequence encodes:
- the LOC110284400 gene encoding vomeronasal type-1 receptor 2-like — MRNVWWHILKSVFLSHNMDARNWGIGIIYLLQSTVGILGNISLLSYYLVIYYKKHKQKPTDLIIMHLIIVNILIVLSKGVSVTMAAFGLKLFFDDWSYQFFMYVLRVSRSMSIVTICLLSVIQAITIIPRNSCWKNIRVKSPKDISLCISLCWVLYIFINVIFPLYMSITFTGKNKTKDTNFKLYTIVGYDKNTVSLYISFFVFPEILFSGLITWSGRSVIVILYRHKQQVQYIRSTHASPSSTHESRAIQSILVLVSIFMVFYTLSAILHAYNALFHSSNWWLMNFTNIITLCIPTSIPFVLMSQSSPLSKPCFL; from the coding sequence ATGAGAAATGTTTGGTGGCATATACTGAAGTCAGTTTTTCTCAGTCATAATATGGATGCCAGGAATTGGGGAATAGGAATAATATATCTGTTACAGAGTACAGTTGGAATTCTAGGAaacatctctctcctttcttactACTTGGTTATTTATtataagaaacacaaacaaaagcccaCAGATTTGATTATTATGCATCTGATCATAGTGAATATCTTGATTGTGCTCTCGAAAGGAGTGTCTGTCACAATGGCAGCTTTTGGGTTGAAACTTTTCTTTGATGATTGGAGCTATCAATTTTTTATGTATGTTCTAAGGGTTTCCAGGAGTATGTCCATTGTCAccatctgcctcttgagtgtcaTTCAGGCCATCACTATCATCCCAAGAAACTCCTGTTGGAAGAATATTAGAGTCAAATCTCCAAAGGATATTAGtctctgcatttctctctgcTGGGTCTTGTACATCTTCATAAATGTTATTTTCCCTTTGTACATGTCCATAACATttactgggaaaaacaaaacaaaggatacAAATTTCAAACTCTATACTATTGTAGGATATGACAAAAACACAGTTTCCTTATATATaagtttctttgtgtttcctgaAATTCTGTTCTCTGGTCTCATCACCTGGTCAGGTAGATCAGTGATTGTCATTCTGTATAGGCACAAACAGCAGGTTCAATACATCCGCAGCACTCATGCTTCCCCTAGCAGCACCCATGAATCCAGAGCCATTCAGAGCATCCTGGTCCTAGTTTCCATCTTTATGGTTTTTTATACCCTCTCTGCCATCTTACATGCTTACAATGCTCTATTTCACAGTTCAAATTGGTGGCTAATGAATTTCACAAACATTATAACTTTATGTATTCCCACTTCAATCCCTTTTGTACTTATGAGTCAATCATCCCCTCTCTCCAAACCCTGCTTTCTCTAG